The segment ccattaaaggcttaagaagactatagaaggaagccatcaagtttgaagactttaaagccatcaagtttgaatactttaagggaaaccattaaaggtttcaagtgggtgaggataaataggattttaaataaataatttatttaaaatagttggtgcaacttgcttttgtaggaaaataaaagtgggtggaggataaaggtgatttaaataaataatttatttaaaataattgtgcaacttgcatttgtaggaaaatgcaagtgggtagaggataaaggtgatttaaataaatgttaatttatttaaatgtgagaggtgggattttgagggatttaaataaatattaatttatttaaatgtgagagagtatttaattaaacaaatatgatttatttatttaattaatggtctgaatttggttaagtgaattaaatcaaataaattgaataatttatttaattaataggagaagagggttaagatgaattaattaaatattaatttaattaattattaattgatggttaaataatcaaataaatactaagtattcatttaattaagtggacatatttatgtgactacacatctTAAGGCAATTGAATGTCAaagtattgtaatgtaattatgaatGATGTTTAGTATGATTGAAATACTATGAAAGAGTACTTTATGTTGTAAAAATACTATTTTATATCTCTTTATTGAATATAGACTTGTTGTGACGATTATTGTACTCGCATATGTAAGACCTTAATAGAATGACATTATGTGATTATGGAACAATTTGAGAAGAACAAATGAGTTTATTAAGTGAATTATAGATTTGTTTGAAGATTAAAGAGTATTCGTTCTTTTATTGAAGTTAGAGTGtctacgtctttacattttggtatcagagcactaggtttATAACACTAGGGCCTATGACCATTACACTAAACAAACATTCCTTGATGCAAGAATTATTGAACTACAATGGGTTTAAGAACTACTAGACCTAGATCAAGTAACGGGAATGAAAGACTTGATCATATTCTTGATCTTTTGAATCAACAAAATGCTAGGATGGATGGAATTTAACAAGAAGTTTGAAGGGTTGGAGAGGTTCGAAATGAACAACCTCGACAAGAGGAGCAACCTATAAATGAAATACCTAGAGGTAACGAACAACCTAATCATTGAGCTAGGATTGAAGGGGAGCTAGCAAAAGATTTAAAAAGGATAGCCCTGCCCAAGTTCGATGGTAAGACCATCGGTGATGGCGCTAAAGCTTGGGTaattgagatggagaagtattttgaactccgtaacatgtcaaatgaaactaAATCAGTATGGGCTACTTATCAGCTTACTAGAGAAGTTGCGACATGGTGGGACACTGACAAAATTGAGAAGAAGTTATAGCCCGGTGATATCACTTGAGAGTTATTTCTGCAGCCTTTCaggaagaggtggcttcctcaGTTATTCTTTGACAGGAAGATGATAGAGTTTCAAAATCTGACACAGGGTGGTATACTGTTACACAATACTAAGAGAAATTCACCAATATCCTAAAGTATGTACCACAATACCAGATGGATGAATGATTCTGCATTCagaagttcatcttaggtttgAGGACTCACATTGGAGTTGAAGTGAATATTCACAATCCATTGACTATGGATGAAGTTTTGAGAAAGctactaaacaagaacaaaagttGCAACAGTTGGCAAATTTCAAGAAGAATGTGAATACTAAACTAGGTTTTGGGAAtaggaattttcaaaacaataataATCAGAAGGGCAACGACAGTCAATAGATAAGGAATCTGAAGAGAGGGGCCAATCCTTAGGATAGAGGAGGAGTAAATTAGGGTGGAAACAAGAAAGTGAATAATAACACCAACTTCTCCAATACTAGAAAGAACTTTGGCAGGAACAGGTTAGGTGGACACCCAAGACCTAAAGATGGATGCTATAATTGTGGGGGAAATCATTATGCTTCAAACTGTCCACAACGTTCCATAGTTTAGAGAGGTGGAAATTAGCAAGGATCTTCACAACATCAGATTCatgcagtggttgacaaccgccaggctgactTTCAGGCTTCACCTATTCAGATGATAAGTAATTTTTTTGGTCAATCAGATTCTATTTTGATAGATACATGAGATATTTAATGCTTTATTGATCCTATAGTAGTTTCTAAATTACCTATTAGACCTAGTTATATGTCGCatgcatggatggttcaatatggaaatcgagaaaagaagaaggtagattcATGTCTATTTTGCAGTTATTTAGAGCTTCCTAATTTCCAAACTCAGGTTAATCTATATGTAGCACCACTGGGATCATATGATGTGATTTTAGGTATTAATTGGTTGACTAAGCATAAAGTTGTAAATTGTGAGGATAAAGTTGTCAATTGCTTAGATGATTATGGAAATCCAGTTGAGATTCATGGGTCTCAAAAGCCACTTGAATTGAGACACATATTAGCTATGCAACTCAAGAAAGCTCAAAGGAAGGGATCTTCCATTTTTTCTATACTTGTGAGTGACTTGGATAATGCCAAGAAGAGTCCTTATAAGGATTATCCAGTTCTTAGAGAATTCTTAGATGTCTTTCCGGAAGAGCTTACAAAGCTACCAAAAAAAGAGAGAATTTGACTTCTCTATTGAACTCTTGCCTAGAACTGAGCCACAATCCAAGGCTCCTTACAGAATGACTACCATGAAATTGTATGAGCTCAAGGATCAACTATAGGAGTTACTTAAGTAGGGTTTCATAAGACCAAGTGTATCTTCGTGGGGTGCTTTggtaatcttcatgaagaagaaggatggtaccttgaggttatgcattgattacaaaATGTTGAACAAGGTGACCATTAAGAACAAGTATCCTTTGCCTAGGATAGATGAGTTATTTGATTAGATGAAGGGTGCTACCATATTCTCTAAGATCAACCTTAGATCAAGATACCACCAGTTGAGGATAAAGGAAGACAATATCCCAAAGATAATATTTTGAACTTGGTATGGGCACTACGAGTTCAGAGTAGtaccttttggtctaacaaattcaCCAATAGCATTCATGAACCTTATGAATAGTATCTTTAGAGATTACTTGGATGATTTTGTGCTTAtattcattgatgatattttgatctatTCCAAGAACGAAGAGGAACATAAGAAGCACTTGAGAATAGTCTTACAACGGTTAAGAGATCGAAAGCTTTTTGGTAAGttttcaaagtgtgctttctttcaggaaaaggtgcaCTATTTAGGCCATGTTATATCTGCAGAGGAAATTTATgttgatcctacaaagatagaggcaattgtagattggccaacacctcaTAATGTTACAGAGGTTCGAAGTTTTATGGGTCTTGCAAGATACTACAGGAAGTATGTGGAAGGATTTTCCAAGATAGAAACACCTATTAATTCTCTtcagaagaagggaaagaaatttgaatggATTGAGAAGTGCGAGGAGGCATTTTAGCTTTTGAAGCAGAAGTTGACATCAACACTAGTCTTGACTATACCAGATCCTAATGGACACTTCACAATGATTACAAATACTTCAAGTGAAGGTGTAGGAGAAGTGTTGATGTAAAAAGGAAAAGTGgttgcttttgagtctaggaaactgaagcaatatgaattgaattatgcaccacatgacttagagcttttggctattgttcatgcattacatATGTGGAGGCATTATCTCCTTGGGAAAGCATTTGAGCTGAAGACAGATCACTTAGGACTGAAGTACATCTTTAcacagcctaaccttaatgcaagacaaagaaggtggcttgaattcctaagtgagtatgattttggtattgaatatatcaagggaaaggaaaatagaGTAGCAAATGCTCTTAGCCGAAGAAGACATCTTTTTGCTATGGTTACAACAAGGTAAAACTTGAAGCAACAAGTGTTACAGAATCTCCTTGAATATGAGCATTACCTAAGTGTCAAACAAGCCTTAGAGGTAGATCCTTCAGATCATCGATTTGATGGATATGTGATGGAACCTGATGGTATTTTACAATACAAAGGAGAATGTATATTCCTGAAGGCGAAGACTTAAGGAAGATGATCTTGCATGAGGTGCACAATACACCTTACTCAGGACATCTTGGAGTAATGAAGATGATAGTTGAGTTGAGGACTTTGTACTTTTGGCCTAAACTTGAGAAAAATGTGATAGAGTATGTGGCACAATGCTCAGAATGCCAACAAGTGAAAGTTGAGCATGTTCATCCAATAGGGCTTTATTTCAACATGCCATACCTGAGTATAAGTGGCAAGTAATTAGTgtggattttatccaaggattacctatgagaaagaacaagcatgataccatcttagtagttgttgataagttgacaaaagttgcacaTCATACCTGGGAATCTTAAGGATAAATCATTTATTCTTgcaaagaaatttgtgcaagagataTTCTAATTGCATGGTGTACCAGAAACCATCATATCAGATAGGGATACCAAGATGACGTCTAGGTTTTGGACGACACTGAATGCAACTTTGGGAACTAGATTGAATTTTAGTTTGGCATATCATCCTCAGACAGATGGCCAATCTAAAAGGGTTAATCCATT is part of the Cryptomeria japonica chromosome 10, Sugi_1.0, whole genome shotgun sequence genome and harbors:
- the LOC131079200 gene encoding uncharacterized mitochondrial protein AtMg00860-like, coding for MNLMNSIFRDYLDDFVLIFIDDILIYSKNEEEHKKHLRIVLQRLRDRKLFGKFSKCAFFQEKVHYLGHVISAEEIYVDPTKIEAIVDWPTPHNVTEVRSFMGLARYYRKYVEGFSKIETPINSLQKKGKKFEWIEKCEEAF